In a genomic window of Trueperaceae bacterium:
- a CDS encoding GIY-YIG nuclease family protein, whose amino-acid sequence MADMDLEQLREELDEFAQPAKQEGRTPLEERIIAGFEEIQRFVDEHGHAPRHGEHLDIFERLYAIRLDRLRTLGGHMGLLQGLDRQGLLAQPAGIPLPEEELDDDDLLSELEGVAGASSITQLKHVRATAEKRAAEEIANREPCTDFDAFKSLFHQVKKELATGIRETSRFEENATIQPQQWFIVGGQIAYVADMGEVYTNAQGREDARLRVIYDNATESNLLMRSLQRALHRDPAGRRIIKSSNGPLFSGEAAEDDIASGTVYVLRSNSDHPDVVANRDLLHKIGVTGSDLKRRLANARYDPTFLLADVEVVATYKLANINRTKLENLIHRIFEPARLKIQITDRFGKLVVPREWFLVPLFAVDQAIKRIQDGTIVEYGYDPEKAALIRNSGVSGRLEG is encoded by the coding sequence ATGGCTGATATGGACTTGGAACAGCTGAGGGAAGAGCTCGACGAGTTTGCGCAGCCCGCCAAGCAGGAAGGCCGAACGCCGCTCGAAGAGCGCATTATCGCCGGGTTCGAAGAGATTCAGCGTTTCGTTGACGAGCATGGTCACGCGCCTCGCCACGGCGAGCACTTGGACATCTTTGAAAGGCTGTACGCGATCCGTCTCGACCGGCTCCGCACACTTGGAGGGCACATGGGCTTGCTCCAGGGCCTAGACCGACAAGGGCTCCTGGCCCAGCCCGCTGGCATACCGCTGCCCGAAGAGGAGCTGGACGACGACGACCTACTTTCTGAACTCGAAGGCGTGGCGGGAGCTTCGTCAATCACACAACTCAAACACGTACGAGCAACCGCTGAGAAGCGAGCTGCCGAGGAGATTGCCAACCGGGAGCCGTGCACGGACTTCGACGCCTTCAAATCCCTGTTCCACCAAGTAAAAAAAGAGCTCGCCACTGGCATACGAGAGACAAGCCGCTTCGAGGAAAACGCGACCATCCAGCCCCAGCAGTGGTTCATAGTTGGAGGCCAGATCGCTTACGTTGCCGACATGGGTGAGGTCTACACTAATGCTCAAGGGCGAGAAGATGCACGACTCAGGGTCATTTACGACAACGCCACAGAAAGCAACCTCCTCATGCGCTCACTACAGAGAGCCCTGCATCGTGACCCTGCCGGCAGGCGGATTATCAAGTCATCAAATGGTCCACTATTCAGCGGCGAGGCAGCCGAGGACGACATAGCGTCCGGCACTGTTTACGTCCTGAGAAGCAATTCCGACCACCCCGATGTGGTGGCCAACCGAGATCTGCTGCACAAGATAGGCGTTACTGGCAGCGACCTTAAACGACGATTGGCAAATGCCCGATACGATCCAACCTTCCTCCTAGCAGATGTCGAGGTAGTAGCTACGTACAAGCTTGCGAATATCAATCGGACGAAGCTTGAGAACCTTATCCATCGCATTTTCGAGCCGGCGCGGCTCAAGATTCAGATCACAGACCGCTTTGGTAAATTAGTGGTCCCTAGGGAGTGGTTTCTCGTGCCACTATTTGCCGTAGATCAAGCGATTAAGCGAATACAAGACGGGACTATCGTCGAGTACGGCTACGACCCGGAAAAGGCGGCGCTCATAAGGAATTCCGGCGTTTCGGGACGGCTAGAGGGTTGA